A portion of the Micromonospora tarapacensis genome contains these proteins:
- the gltX gene encoding glutamate--tRNA ligase codes for MTSSDLRVRFAPSPTGMFHVGNARSVLFNWVLARQSGGTMVLRIEDTDAARNRPEWVQGILDAMEWLGIGPSEYEGPLFQSDYAPQHREAIDRLLAAGRAYYCDCARDQVIARTGSEHKGYDGFCRDRGLSAGEGRALRFRTPDDGSTVIVDLVRGKPTFDNALIEDFVIARGDGSPVFLLANVVDDMVMGITHVIRAEEHLPNAPKQQLLWEALGAEPPVWVHAPILVNEKRQKLSKRRDRVALEDFRAEGYLAEAMRNYLMLLGWAPSGDREILPWDDIVAEFRLEDVNPSPAFFDVKKLRAFNGDYIRALSVEAFIEACQPWLSVEAAPWRPEAYDARAFAAVAELAQTRIALLSEIVPMVDFLFLDEPVADEAAWAKAMKADAPALLAAVVEAYETCEWRAEVLKSMLEAIGAERGLKLGKAQAPVRVAVTGRTVGLPLFESIELLGRERTLARLRAALDRLS; via the coding sequence GTGACCAGTTCCGATCTCCGCGTTCGCTTCGCGCCCTCCCCGACGGGCATGTTCCACGTCGGCAATGCCCGGTCTGTCCTGTTCAACTGGGTGCTGGCCCGACAGTCGGGCGGAACGATGGTGCTGCGGATCGAGGACACGGACGCGGCGCGGAACCGCCCGGAATGGGTCCAGGGCATCCTCGACGCGATGGAGTGGCTTGGCATCGGCCCGAGCGAGTACGAGGGTCCGCTGTTCCAGTCCGACTACGCCCCGCAGCACCGCGAGGCCATCGACCGGCTGCTCGCCGCCGGGCGCGCCTACTACTGCGACTGTGCCCGGGATCAGGTCATCGCGCGTACGGGCAGCGAGCACAAGGGCTACGACGGCTTCTGCCGGGACCGTGGCCTGTCCGCCGGGGAAGGTCGCGCTCTGCGTTTCCGCACGCCGGACGACGGCTCGACTGTGATCGTCGACCTGGTGCGTGGCAAGCCGACTTTCGACAACGCGCTGATCGAGGACTTCGTGATCGCCCGTGGTGACGGGTCGCCGGTGTTCCTGCTGGCCAACGTGGTCGACGACATGGTCATGGGCATCACCCACGTGATCCGGGCTGAGGAGCACCTCCCCAACGCGCCCAAGCAGCAGTTGCTGTGGGAGGCGCTGGGTGCTGAGCCTCCGGTGTGGGTGCACGCGCCGATCCTGGTCAACGAGAAGCGGCAGAAGCTGTCCAAGCGTCGGGACCGGGTGGCCCTGGAGGACTTCCGTGCCGAGGGTTACCTCGCCGAGGCGATGCGGAACTACCTGATGTTGCTCGGATGGGCGCCGTCCGGTGACCGGGAGATCCTGCCCTGGGATGACATCGTGGCGGAGTTCCGGCTGGAAGATGTCAACCCCTCGCCGGCGTTCTTCGACGTGAAGAAGCTCCGAGCCTTCAACGGGGACTACATCCGGGCACTGTCGGTGGAGGCGTTCATCGAGGCGTGTCAGCCCTGGTTGAGCGTCGAGGCAGCGCCGTGGCGGCCGGAGGCGTACGACGCCAGAGCGTTCGCTGCGGTCGCCGAGCTGGCGCAGACCCGGATCGCGCTGCTCTCCGAGATCGTGCCGATGGTCGACTTCCTGTTCCTCGATGAGCCGGTCGCCGATGAGGCGGCGTGGGCGAAGGCCATGAAAGCCGATGCCCCGGCGTTGTTGGCCGCTGTGGTCGAGGCGTATGAGACGTGCGAGTGGCGGGCCGAGGTGCTGAAGTCGATGCTGGAGGCGATCGGCGCCGAGCGAGGGCTCAAGCTCGGCAAGGCCCAGGCCCCGGTACGTGTCGCGGTGACCGGCCGCACCGTCGGGCTGCCGCTGTTCGAGTCGATCGAGCTCCTCGGACGTGAGCGAACCTTGGCTCGCCTGCGAGCCGCCCTCGACCGCCTGAGCTGA
- a CDS encoding class I SAM-dependent methyltransferase — protein sequence MTTKILSEVHRRHIAALREQPALIDAEGLRIGSQYVMFFAEADLMREHVARLTEGFSRPDVLEVGLGLGVFAAQLSVREIGSYWAIEPHPGVALMARTRVVEPFDVPVRVCVDPWQLVTLPAEAFDVIMYDTWPPDGHADPDFAAFVADVAIPCLRPGGRFSFFHSGTSISPARRAVLDRHFAEWTTSPHTMPAEQTPPHWTKPSRDFLIPIATKGDAR from the coding sequence GTGACGACGAAGATCTTGTCCGAGGTGCACCGACGACACATCGCCGCCCTCCGCGAACAGCCCGCCCTCATCGACGCGGAAGGCCTTCGTATCGGCTCGCAGTACGTGATGTTCTTCGCCGAGGCCGACCTGATGCGTGAGCACGTCGCCCGCCTCACCGAGGGTTTCAGCCGCCCCGACGTGTTGGAGGTGGGACTGGGACTCGGCGTGTTCGCCGCGCAGCTATCGGTGCGTGAGATCGGCTCGTACTGGGCGATCGAACCACACCCCGGCGTCGCCCTGATGGCCCGCACGCGGGTGGTCGAACCCTTCGACGTACCGGTACGGGTGTGCGTCGACCCGTGGCAACTCGTGACGCTGCCAGCCGAAGCCTTCGACGTGATCATGTACGACACATGGCCGCCGGACGGCCACGCCGATCCGGACTTCGCCGCGTTCGTCGCCGACGTCGCGATTCCCTGCCTGCGCCCCGGTGGCCGGTTCAGCTTCTTCCACAGCGGCACCTCGATCAGCCCGGCCCGCCGCGCGGTCCTCGACCGGCACTTCGCGGAGTGGACCACCTCACCGCACACCATGCCGGCCGAGCAGACCCCACCGCACTGGACCAAACCAAGCCGCGACTTCCTGATCCCGATCGCCACGAAGGGCGACGCTCGATGA
- a CDS encoding FAD-dependent oxidoreductase, whose amino-acid sequence MSRTDLDALVIGAGVNGLTTAICLAEAGLRVTIWAAEPSERTTSYAAGAMWGPYLVEPVDRVRLWSAQTLEVLRLLATDPATGVRLVSGVEASREPVEPPEWGDQLDGFRMCEPSELPSGFATGWRYTAPLVDMPVYLGYLRGRLRAAGGEIAIRRINSLDEAVSVAPFVVNCAGMGARDLVPDPDLTPIRGQLVVVENPGVTEFFSEDTGLSSDLLHFYPQGKALVLGGTAQPGEWNREPDPGIAAAIVARCAEVEPRLRDARVIEHRVGLRPTRPYVRVEEEQLGDARVVHNYGHGGAGLTLSWGCAFEIARPT is encoded by the coding sequence ATGAGCCGCACCGATCTCGACGCCCTGGTCATCGGTGCCGGCGTTAACGGCCTCACCACCGCCATCTGCCTCGCCGAAGCCGGACTGCGGGTCACGATCTGGGCAGCCGAGCCATCCGAGCGGACCACGTCGTACGCCGCCGGGGCCATGTGGGGCCCGTACCTCGTCGAGCCCGTCGACCGGGTGCGGTTGTGGAGCGCCCAGACACTGGAGGTCCTGCGGTTGCTCGCTACCGACCCGGCGACCGGGGTACGGCTCGTCTCCGGTGTCGAGGCATCCCGAGAGCCCGTTGAACCGCCGGAGTGGGGCGATCAGCTTGACGGATTCCGGATGTGCGAGCCGAGCGAACTGCCGAGCGGCTTCGCCACCGGGTGGCGGTACACCGCCCCGCTGGTCGACATGCCGGTCTACCTCGGCTACCTTCGCGGACGGCTGAGGGCAGCCGGCGGCGAGATCGCGATCCGCCGTATCAACTCACTCGACGAGGCCGTTTCCGTTGCGCCGTTTGTCGTCAACTGCGCCGGGATGGGCGCCAGAGACCTCGTGCCTGACCCCGACCTCACACCGATCCGCGGGCAGCTCGTCGTGGTGGAGAACCCAGGCGTAACAGAGTTCTTTTCCGAAGACACCGGACTCTCATCGGACCTGCTGCACTTCTATCCCCAGGGTAAGGCTCTCGTGCTCGGCGGCACCGCCCAACCCGGCGAGTGGAACCGAGAACCAGATCCAGGGATCGCTGCGGCGATCGTCGCCCGCTGCGCCGAGGTCGAGCCGCGCCTTCGCGATGCCCGGGTCATCGAGCACCGAGTCGGACTACGCCCTACCCGGCCGTACGTCCGGGTCGAAGAAGAGCAGCTTGGTGACGCGAGGGTGGTCCACAACTACGGCCATGGCGGGGCCGGACTCACTCTCTCCTGGGGCTGCGCCTTCGAGATCGCACGTCCAACCTGA
- a CDS encoding NAD-dependent epimerase/dehydratase family protein: MKILMLGGTRFVGRHMVEECLKHGDDVTVLYRGRSPSPFAGIARHVLTDRRAPTVEAAAVLAEPWDAVIDTSACDVDDLRPVLPLLGDVGQYLFVSSCGVYRRTLGRHGLNERAPTIAADVLHPIRASATRKLRCERYLRRRLDLIDVPLLIARLGLVIGRYDDSERLAYWLERALRGGDVLVPMDDHQAIQLIDASDVAQFLRNAADQRRAGIVNVAGARTTARNLVDTVLSSVDRAVAPCRVGEGFALAHHLQPWTEIPLWLPASSPELALMSVNNSRATDAGLTLRPLADSITDALGWQSLRRSWSQRWLDHARERDLIERWRG, translated from the coding sequence ATGAAGATTCTCATGCTCGGCGGCACCCGGTTCGTGGGCCGGCACATGGTGGAGGAATGCCTCAAACACGGCGACGACGTCACCGTGCTGTACCGGGGCCGCTCCCCGTCACCCTTCGCCGGAATCGCCCGCCACGTCCTGACCGACCGGCGCGCACCAACCGTCGAAGCCGCCGCCGTCCTCGCCGAACCCTGGGATGCGGTCATCGACACCAGCGCCTGCGACGTTGACGACCTGCGCCCGGTCCTGCCCCTGCTCGGCGACGTTGGCCAGTACCTGTTCGTCTCCAGCTGCGGGGTCTATCGCAGGACACTCGGCCGGCATGGCCTAAACGAGCGGGCGCCCACGATTGCGGCTGACGTGCTTCACCCGATACGCGCCTCCGCCACCCGCAAGCTCCGCTGTGAGCGATACCTCCGGCGCCGCCTCGACCTGATCGACGTGCCTCTGCTCATCGCCCGTCTCGGCCTGGTCATCGGCCGGTACGACGACAGTGAACGTCTCGCCTACTGGCTCGAACGTGCCCTGCGCGGGGGCGACGTCCTCGTCCCGATGGACGATCACCAGGCCATCCAACTCATCGACGCCAGCGATGTCGCTCAGTTCCTGCGCAACGCCGCCGACCAGCGCCGTGCCGGCATCGTCAACGTCGCCGGTGCCCGGACCACCGCCCGAAACCTGGTGGACACAGTCCTGAGCAGCGTCGACCGAGCCGTTGCTCCCTGTCGGGTCGGCGAGGGGTTCGCCCTCGCCCATCACCTCCAACCGTGGACCGAGATTCCGCTGTGGCTACCCGCCAGCAGCCCCGAACTGGCTCTCATGTCGGTCAACAACAGCCGCGCCACCGACGCCGGTCTTACCCTCCGCCCCCTCGCGGACAGCATCACCGACGCACTCGGCTGGCAGTCGCTGCGGCGCAGTTGGTCGCAGCGGTGGCTCGATCACGCCCGCGAGCGGGACCTGATCGAACGGTGGAGGGGATGA
- a CDS encoding radical SAM protein, which translates to MTQAKPPWDWEFDWHLTNRCNFFCEYCHPQIRYVLNRKHLDEPAPELVVRRFDELGKVCLVHMSGGEPFMFPGFVELSRGLAGNHFISINTNLASDDVAEFAERVPADRVAKIVAAIHQPERELRGLELDAYARNYLILRRGGFDVTALYVLYPPLLGRFAADLDRLRELGVDHVRAKVFKGVYEGVRYPEGYTDEQKALVLANSGEYVFNRPYLDGMLSFRGQACTAGVTSFKVTVTGDVRRCASVPTGYGNLYDGTFRPANANEPCPAKRVLVLSQCLSYLVDPPVRPEQGVDPDDL; encoded by the coding sequence ATGACCCAGGCCAAACCCCCATGGGACTGGGAGTTCGACTGGCACCTCACGAACCGCTGCAACTTCTTCTGCGAGTACTGCCACCCGCAGATCCGCTACGTGCTCAACCGCAAGCACCTCGACGAGCCGGCCCCGGAGCTGGTGGTCCGGCGCTTCGACGAGCTGGGCAAGGTCTGCCTGGTGCACATGTCCGGAGGCGAGCCGTTCATGTTCCCCGGCTTCGTCGAACTGTCCCGGGGTCTGGCCGGCAACCACTTCATCAGCATCAACACCAACCTCGCCTCCGACGACGTGGCGGAGTTCGCCGAACGTGTCCCGGCCGACCGGGTGGCGAAGATCGTCGCCGCGATCCACCAGCCCGAGCGCGAGCTACGCGGGCTGGAACTCGACGCCTACGCCCGCAACTACCTGATCCTACGGCGCGGCGGGTTCGACGTGACCGCCCTGTACGTGCTCTATCCGCCGCTGCTCGGTCGGTTCGCCGCCGACCTCGACCGGCTGCGCGAGCTGGGTGTGGACCACGTCCGGGCCAAGGTGTTCAAGGGTGTGTACGAGGGCGTCCGCTACCCGGAGGGCTACACCGACGAGCAGAAGGCCCTGGTGCTGGCGAACTCCGGTGAGTACGTCTTCAACCGGCCCTACCTCGACGGGATGCTCTCCTTCCGAGGCCAGGCGTGCACCGCCGGTGTCACCTCGTTCAAGGTCACCGTCACCGGTGACGTACGCCGATGCGCTTCCGTGCCCACCGGATACGGAAACCTCTACGACGGCACCTTCCGGCCCGCAAACGCGAACGAGCCGTGCCCCGCCAAGCGGGTGCTGGTCCTGTCGCAGTGCCTGTCCTACCTCGTCGATCCTCCGGTCCGCCCCGAACAGGGCGTCGACCCGGACGACCTCTGA
- a CDS encoding SDR family NAD(P)-dependent oxidoreductase: MTVTLITGANKGLGFETAKQLLELGHTVYIGARDVERGEKAAATLGARFVQLDVTDDASVSDALAIIESAEGRLDILVNNAGILGLGTVDGPTALRVFDTNVVGIVRVTEAALPLLGKSSNPTVVTVSSSMGSFWAVTNPDRPEFNLSAALYSASKSAATMLTVQYAKSHPGIKFNAIEPGHTATDMTAAMGGGKPPAESAKTIVHLATLGADGPTGTFQDELGTLGW, translated from the coding sequence ATGACCGTCACACTGATCACCGGCGCCAACAAGGGCCTCGGTTTCGAGACCGCCAAACAGCTTCTCGAGCTGGGCCACACCGTCTACATCGGCGCACGCGACGTCGAGCGCGGCGAGAAGGCCGCGGCGACGCTGGGCGCACGATTCGTGCAGCTCGATGTGACCGACGACGCATCGGTGAGCGACGCGCTGGCAATCATTGAATCGGCCGAGGGCCGACTCGACATCCTGGTGAACAACGCGGGCATCCTCGGACTCGGAACTGTCGACGGCCCGACGGCCCTGCGGGTGTTCGACACCAACGTGGTGGGAATTGTCCGCGTCACGGAGGCGGCACTGCCCCTGCTCGGGAAGTCTTCGAATCCCACGGTGGTCACCGTTTCGAGCAGCATGGGATCTTTCTGGGCGGTGACGAACCCGGACCGGCCGGAGTTCAATCTGTCGGCTGCCCTCTACTCGGCGTCCAAGTCGGCTGCCACCATGCTCACCGTCCAGTACGCCAAATCCCACCCGGGTATCAAGTTCAACGCGATCGAGCCCGGCCACACCGCCACCGACATGACGGCGGCCATGGGCGGCGGAAAGCCACCGGCGGAAAGCGCCAAGACCATCGTGCACTTGGCCACGCTCGGCGCGGACGGCCCGACGGGGACCTTTCAGGACGAGCTCGGGACGTTGGGCTGGTAA
- a CDS encoding methionine adenosyltransferase, giving the protein MQISIRHACVDPDDQPFDVAERKGIGHPDSLADLVADVFSQRYSSWCLREFGAIPNHWVDKVNLVGAAADVRFGGFDILKPADCYLFGKITDQVGATQVPIEEIFRAVVLDVLPAALGERRILEHLRLHINNTRGTAVDHDRRFYRPEAAPDISAVLATESVANDTVVCVGTSRRGLAADLAIRLERRLTAEEFRQVVPAAGTDVKVMVIRIGSALEVTAAVPFHPELVGSWAAYRTALAEAQSTVSAELKSLLDQDPRARHVTGLSLLINTKDVPGRGYLAPFGTSLGKGDCGAVGRGNRYSGVIEPLRPSSGEAPAGKNPVHHAGKIYTALAAEAAERVLAEASVYAEVTVAARNGGQLDAPAHVLISVDREVDAITVAEIEDVVRRVVAGAPTFAARFLAAEPLTRFRDGVPL; this is encoded by the coding sequence ATGCAGATCTCGATCCGTCACGCCTGCGTCGACCCGGACGACCAGCCGTTCGACGTCGCCGAACGCAAGGGCATCGGCCACCCGGACAGCCTCGCCGACCTGGTCGCCGACGTCTTCTCCCAGCGCTACTCGTCCTGGTGCCTGCGCGAGTTCGGCGCCATCCCCAACCACTGGGTCGACAAGGTGAACCTTGTCGGTGCCGCCGCCGACGTCCGCTTCGGTGGCTTCGACATCCTCAAGCCGGCCGACTGCTACCTCTTTGGGAAGATCACCGACCAGGTCGGTGCCACGCAGGTGCCGATCGAGGAGATCTTCCGGGCGGTCGTCCTCGACGTCCTCCCGGCCGCGCTCGGCGAACGCCGCATCCTCGAACACCTTCGCCTGCACATCAACAACACGCGCGGCACCGCCGTCGACCATGACCGCAGGTTCTACCGCCCGGAGGCGGCACCGGACATCAGCGCCGTGCTCGCGACCGAGTCCGTCGCGAACGACACCGTCGTCTGCGTCGGTACCAGTCGGCGTGGCCTCGCCGCCGATCTCGCCATCCGACTGGAACGCCGGCTCACCGCCGAAGAGTTCCGGCAGGTCGTGCCGGCAGCCGGAACCGACGTGAAGGTCATGGTGATCCGGATCGGCTCGGCACTGGAGGTCACGGCCGCCGTGCCGTTCCATCCCGAACTGGTCGGCTCCTGGGCGGCGTACCGGACCGCGCTCGCCGAGGCTCAGAGCACCGTCTCCGCCGAACTGAAGTCCCTGCTCGACCAGGACCCCAGAGCCCGGCACGTCACCGGCCTGTCGCTGCTTATCAACACGAAGGATGTGCCGGGTCGCGGCTACCTGGCGCCGTTCGGCACCTCGCTCGGCAAGGGCGACTGCGGCGCGGTCGGGCGTGGCAACCGGTACAGCGGCGTCATCGAGCCGCTCCGCCCGTCCAGCGGCGAGGCGCCCGCCGGCAAGAACCCCGTCCACCACGCCGGAAAGATCTACACCGCGCTCGCCGCCGAAGCGGCCGAGCGGGTGCTGGCCGAGGCCTCGGTGTACGCCGAGGTCACCGTCGCGGCTCGCAACGGTGGCCAGCTCGACGCTCCCGCCCACGTACTGATTTCGGTGGACCGCGAGGTCGACGCCATCACCGTGGCCGAGATCGAAGACGTGGTGCGACGCGTCGTCGCCGGGGCCCCGACCTTCGCCGCCCGCTTCCTCGCCGCCGAACCCCTGACCCGGTTCCGGGACGGAGTCCCGCTGTGA
- a CDS encoding FkbM family methyltransferase: MAMLPYTQPAPYHSQWGEDRWLAENYHLPAHGVFVDVGAGDGVRGSNSLYFENRGWRGLCVDADPRNHERLRHRCCAVDTCAVSATSGLWPFGMYAHKPSWSGLHRRGTDYREILVACRTLEDLLGQWCIDQIDLLSIDVEGTELDVWDSFDEARHRPTIVIVEFDDDQLDRQRHSIRRHLGPDTYELVHETPANLILHRTDRPWRRRR; the protein is encoded by the coding sequence ATGGCGATGCTGCCCTACACCCAACCCGCGCCGTACCACTCCCAATGGGGCGAGGACCGCTGGCTCGCCGAGAACTACCACCTCCCGGCGCACGGAGTGTTCGTTGACGTCGGCGCTGGCGACGGCGTACGCGGCAGCAACAGCCTCTACTTCGAGAACCGCGGCTGGCGCGGACTCTGCGTGGACGCCGACCCCCGCAACCACGAACGCCTCCGGCACCGCTGCTGCGCCGTGGACACCTGCGCCGTATCCGCCACCTCCGGACTCTGGCCATTCGGCATGTACGCCCACAAGCCCTCCTGGTCCGGCCTGCACCGGCGCGGCACCGACTATCGCGAGATCCTCGTCGCCTGCCGGACCCTCGAAGATCTCCTCGGCCAGTGGTGCATCGACCAGATCGATCTGCTCAGCATCGACGTTGAAGGCACCGAACTCGACGTCTGGGACTCCTTCGACGAGGCCCGGCACCGGCCGACCATTGTCATCGTCGAGTTCGACGACGACCAGCTCGATCGGCAGCGCCACTCGATCCGCCGTCACCTCGGCCCGGACACCTACGAACTCGTCCACGAGACACCAGCGAACCTGATCCTGCACCGAACCGACCGGCCCTGGCGGCGACGCCGATGA
- the argS gene encoding arginine--tRNA ligase, translating into MDLEKLLAGRLAQAFEAVAGGPVDPVVRRSQHADYQSDAALSLARRLGRPPRDIATEVLGQAELTDLCAAVEVSGPGFINLTVADPALGTLLSRMATDTRLGVAVSAAAQTVVIDYSAPNVAKEVHVGHLRSTLIGDAAVRLLEWLGHRVIKANHLGDWGTPFGMLIEHLLDLGESEAAHELSLGDLDSFYKAARVKFDADGTFKERSRRRVVALQGGDEMTLRLWRLLVAESEKCFLTVYDQLGVLLTEKDFCGESYYNDMLAPVTEELDRLGLLRDSGDAACVFPEGFTGRDGQPLPIIVRKRDGGYGYGATDLAAIRHRTRDLGATRLLYVVGLPQRQHFEMVYAVARQTGWLSPPAVAEHIGFGSILGSDGKMLRSRAGGSIKLVGLLDEAVTRAADLARQKNPDLSEAAIADVARAVGIGAIKYADLSTDRIKDYVFDWHRMLSLDGNTAPYLQYAHARIRSIFRRAGIEQITATPISIAHPAEHALALELVNFGTVVTGVEQTLEFHRLAGYLHTLAATFSGFYEHCPVLRAEDEVRASRLALCDLTARVLHRGLYLLGITTPERM; encoded by the coding sequence ATGGATCTTGAAAAGTTGCTGGCCGGCCGGCTGGCGCAGGCGTTCGAAGCCGTGGCCGGCGGGCCGGTCGACCCGGTCGTGCGGCGCTCGCAGCACGCCGACTACCAGTCCGACGCCGCTCTGTCCCTGGCGCGCCGGCTCGGCCGCCCGCCCCGGGACATCGCCACCGAGGTCCTCGGCCAGGCGGAGCTGACGGACCTCTGCGCGGCCGTGGAGGTCTCCGGCCCGGGGTTCATCAACCTGACCGTCGCCGACCCGGCTCTTGGCACGCTGCTGTCGAGGATGGCCACCGACACCCGGCTCGGCGTCGCGGTGAGCGCCGCTGCCCAGACGGTCGTCATCGACTACTCGGCGCCGAACGTGGCCAAGGAGGTGCACGTCGGGCACCTTCGGTCGACCCTTATCGGCGACGCCGCCGTCCGGCTGCTGGAGTGGCTCGGGCACCGGGTGATCAAGGCCAACCACCTGGGCGACTGGGGCACTCCCTTCGGGATGCTCATCGAGCACCTGCTCGACCTGGGCGAGTCGGAGGCCGCCCACGAGTTGTCCCTCGGTGACCTGGACTCGTTCTACAAGGCGGCCAGGGTCAAGTTCGACGCCGACGGCACGTTCAAGGAACGGTCCCGGCGGCGGGTGGTCGCCCTGCAGGGCGGCGACGAGATGACCTTGCGGTTGTGGCGGCTGCTGGTCGCCGAGTCGGAGAAGTGCTTCCTGACCGTCTACGACCAACTCGGCGTCCTGCTCACCGAGAAGGACTTCTGCGGTGAGAGCTACTACAACGACATGCTCGCCCCGGTGACCGAGGAGCTGGACCGGCTCGGGTTGCTGCGTGACAGTGGTGACGCGGCCTGCGTCTTCCCGGAGGGCTTCACCGGCCGCGACGGGCAGCCGTTGCCGATCATCGTGCGCAAGCGCGACGGCGGGTACGGCTACGGCGCCACCGACCTCGCGGCGATCCGGCACCGGACCCGGGACCTCGGCGCGACCCGGCTGCTCTACGTCGTGGGGCTGCCACAGCGTCAGCACTTCGAGATGGTGTACGCGGTCGCCCGGCAGACGGGTTGGTTGAGCCCGCCAGCGGTGGCCGAACACATCGGCTTCGGCTCGATCCTCGGCTCGGACGGCAAGATGCTGCGCAGCAGGGCCGGTGGCTCGATCAAGCTCGTCGGACTGCTCGACGAGGCCGTGACCAGGGCCGCCGATCTGGCCCGGCAGAAGAACCCCGACCTGTCCGAGGCGGCCATCGCCGACGTCGCCCGCGCGGTCGGCATCGGTGCCATCAAGTACGCCGACCTGTCCACCGACCGGATCAAGGACTACGTCTTCGACTGGCATCGGATGCTCTCCCTCGACGGCAACACCGCCCCGTACCTGCAGTACGCCCACGCGCGGATCCGGTCTATCTTCCGCCGCGCCGGGATCGAGCAGATCACCGCGACGCCCATCTCGATCGCGCACCCGGCCGAACACGCCCTCGCCCTCGAACTGGTCAACTTCGGCACCGTCGTCACCGGCGTCGAGCAGACTCTGGAGTTCCACCGGCTCGCCGGATACCTGCACACCCTCGCCGCCACCTTCAGCGGGTTCTACGAGCACTGTCCGGTTCTGCGTGCAGAGGACGAAGTGCGGGCCAGCCGGCTTGCCCTGTGCGACCTCACCGCCCGGGTCCTGCACCGAGGCCTGTACCTGCTGGGTATTACCACCCCGGAACGCATGTAG
- a CDS encoding phytanoyl-CoA dioxygenase family protein has translation MTPPIMPMVSAQQIDRFASHGYLVLPDLIRPTTIQDLRVEADMLLADRLSRMVASRTLDPRVTWWRLASGKPYVLKVKPVVDLSPAVTAVADDDALRAVVADLLGAPPTLMDNKLMYKQTVDITAGWAALPVLGEEVRKHTDAAYYATRGYPRVLTVAVCLDPCTEQAGALRVWPGSHRRTIEMVPTDNQGPVVPDAAAPDSAAVTLVAEPGTVLIWDAALVHASGSNTSGHPRRLLVLGYSPAHPDNGTAR, from the coding sequence ATGACTCCACCGATCATGCCGATGGTCTCCGCGCAGCAGATCGACCGGTTCGCCTCACACGGGTACCTCGTCCTACCGGACCTGATCCGACCCACCACCATCCAGGACCTTCGGGTCGAGGCCGACATGCTCCTCGCTGACCGGCTCTCCCGGATGGTGGCCTCCAGGACACTCGACCCGCGGGTCACCTGGTGGCGTCTCGCCAGCGGCAAGCCGTACGTCCTCAAGGTCAAACCCGTGGTCGACCTGTCCCCGGCCGTGACGGCCGTGGCCGACGACGATGCGTTGCGTGCCGTCGTCGCCGATCTACTCGGCGCGCCCCCGACGCTGATGGACAACAAGCTCATGTACAAGCAGACCGTCGACATCACCGCAGGTTGGGCGGCGCTGCCGGTGCTGGGCGAGGAGGTCCGCAAGCACACCGATGCCGCCTACTACGCGACACGCGGCTACCCGCGTGTGCTCACCGTCGCCGTCTGCCTCGACCCCTGCACCGAACAGGCCGGCGCGCTGCGGGTCTGGCCTGGCAGCCACCGCCGCACCATCGAGATGGTCCCGACGGACAACCAGGGACCCGTCGTACCCGACGCCGCAGCCCCGGACAGTGCGGCCGTGACGCTGGTCGCCGAGCCCGGCACGGTGCTGATCTGGGACGCCGCCCTGGTCCACGCCAGCGGATCCAACACCTCCGGTCACCCACGCAGGCTGCTCGTGCTCGGCTACAGCCCCGCCCACCCGGACAACGGGACAGCGCGATGA
- a CDS encoding TetR/AcrR family transcriptional regulator gives MGTETHTVGRPRAFDEETVLDRAAEVFWRYGYEGASLSALTGAMGINRPSLYATFGSKEQLFQRAFARYHEIRLANARAAIEQPTAYAAIEAFLRSSADGLTAGDHPAGCLSVQGGLACSPENARISGILAAGRAATESALEERLSRAAEEGDLPDGMDARALARFVMALSEGHAVHAAAGASREDLHASVDIALRALVAPHRR, from the coding sequence ATGGGCACTGAGACGCACACCGTCGGTCGACCGCGGGCCTTCGACGAGGAGACGGTCCTCGACCGGGCCGCGGAGGTCTTCTGGCGGTACGGCTACGAAGGTGCGTCGCTGAGCGCCCTCACCGGCGCGATGGGCATCAACCGGCCGAGCCTGTACGCCACGTTCGGCAGCAAGGAGCAGCTCTTCCAGCGCGCCTTCGCCCGCTATCACGAGATCCGGCTGGCCAACGCTCGCGCCGCAATAGAACAGCCCACCGCGTATGCCGCCATTGAAGCGTTCCTGCGCTCCAGTGCCGACGGTCTCACCGCCGGCGATCACCCCGCGGGTTGCCTCTCCGTCCAGGGAGGCCTGGCCTGCTCGCCCGAGAACGCCCGGATCTCCGGGATCCTGGCTGCCGGCCGGGCCGCCACCGAGTCCGCCCTCGAAGAACGACTGTCCCGCGCGGCTGAGGAAGGCGACCTCCCGGACGGCATGGATGCCCGGGCGTTGGCTCGATTCGTGATGGCGCTCAGCGAGGGCCACGCCGTACACGCCGCGGCCGGCGCCAGCCGCGAAGACCTCCATGCCTCCGTCGACATCGCCCTGCGAGCCCTCGTGGCGCCACACCGCCGATGA